The following proteins come from a genomic window of Peptoniphilus equinus:
- a CDS encoding catalase, whose protein sequence is MKNPMDKNGLGKPLPSRNDHINGPKTMTTASGAPVVNNEDTMTAGERGPQVLQDFYLLEKHAHFNREVIPERRMHAKGSGAFGTFTVTHDITQYTKAKIFSEIGKKTEMFARFSTVAGERGAADAERDIRGFAVKFYTEDGNWDIVGNNTPVFFFRDPKKFIDLNHAVKRDPRTNLRSPNTNWDFWTSLPESLLQVTITMSDRGIPSSFRYMHGFGSHTYSLINDKNERVWVKFHHRSVQGIQNFTDQEAEMVVGKDRESSGRDLYEAIEKGMYPKWKFYIQVMTEEQAKDCPFNPFDLTKMWPKKAYPLIEVGEWELNRNADNFYQDVEQAAFTPANIVPGIGFSPDRMLQTRIFAYGDAQRYRLGVNHHQIPVNSPKGVKHPHSFHRDGQMRVDGNLGSELHYAPNSYGDWNDHPDMAEPPMEGGNADYYDFRKDDHDYFTQPGELFRAMTDAQQLVLVENTARAMEDATLQIKHRHIRNCHQADESYGTMLAAALGIDIDTVDLTEASYDSRAQWEKDRHRDADLDQPTEAAEPETAKDLPAEGRDTNVSDPASLTDWQADPYLL, encoded by the coding sequence ATGAAAAATCCAATGGATAAAAATGGGCTGGGAAAACCGCTTCCGAGTCGCAATGATCACATCAATGGGCCTAAGACCATGACAACGGCCTCCGGCGCACCGGTAGTCAATAATGAAGATACCATGACAGCCGGTGAGCGCGGTCCTCAAGTGCTGCAAGATTTTTATTTGCTTGAAAAACATGCTCACTTCAATCGGGAGGTTATACCTGAACGCCGTATGCACGCCAAAGGTTCCGGCGCATTCGGAACATTTACTGTCACTCACGACATCACTCAGTATACTAAAGCTAAGATTTTCTCTGAAATAGGTAAAAAGACTGAAATGTTTGCACGGTTTTCCACGGTTGCGGGGGAACGGGGTGCGGCTGATGCGGAGCGTGATATCCGCGGTTTTGCTGTGAAATTCTACACCGAAGATGGCAATTGGGACATCGTCGGGAACAATACACCGGTCTTCTTTTTTAGAGATCCTAAGAAGTTTATCGACCTAAACCATGCGGTCAAACGTGATCCGCGCACCAATTTGAGAAGTCCTAATACCAACTGGGATTTTTGGACTTCACTGCCCGAGTCGCTGCTTCAAGTCACGATTACTATGAGTGATCGCGGCATTCCATCCAGTTTCCGTTATATGCATGGCTTCGGTTCTCACACCTATAGTTTAATTAATGACAAAAACGAACGGGTTTGGGTCAAGTTCCACCATAGATCGGTTCAAGGCATTCAAAACTTTACCGACCAGGAAGCGGAAATGGTGGTGGGTAAAGATCGGGAATCCAGCGGTCGTGATCTTTATGAAGCCATTGAAAAGGGCATGTATCCAAAGTGGAAGTTCTATATTCAAGTCATGACTGAAGAGCAAGCTAAGGACTGCCCGTTCAATCCGTTTGACCTCACCAAAATGTGGCCGAAGAAAGCATATCCGCTTATCGAAGTTGGTGAATGGGAACTCAATCGCAATGCAGACAATTTCTATCAAGATGTGGAACAAGCGGCTTTTACGCCGGCCAATATTGTACCGGGGATCGGATTTAGTCCGGACCGTATGCTTCAGACACGGATCTTTGCCTATGGCGATGCACAGCGTTATCGCTTAGGTGTGAACCATCACCAAATTCCTGTCAATTCACCAAAAGGTGTGAAACATCCGCACTCTTTCCATCGTGACGGTCAGATGCGTGTGGACGGGAACTTGGGATCGGAACTGCATTATGCACCGAACAGTTATGGCGACTGGAACGATCATCCTGATATGGCGGAACCGCCTATGGAAGGAGGCAATGCGGATTACTACGATTTTCGCAAAGATGACCACGACTACTTTACGCAACCCGGCGAGCTTTTCCGTGCCATGACCGATGCACAACAGTTGGTGCTCGTGGAAAACACTGCGAGGGCGATGGAAGATGCGACGCTCCAAATCAAACACCGCCACATTCGCAACTGCCATCAGGCCGATGAGAGCTATGGAACCATGTTAGCGGCAGCTCTGGGTATTGATATCGACACGGTGGATCTGACAGAAGCTTCCTACGACAGTCGAGCACAGTGGGAAAAAGATCGTCACAGAGATGCGGATTTGGATCAGCCGACAGAAGCGGCTGAACCTGAAACAGCGAAAGATCTCCCAGCTGAAGGCAGAGATACGAACGTCAGCGATCCCGCCTCTCTCACGGATTGGCAAGCAGATCCATATCTTCTATAA
- a CDS encoding acyl-CoA dehydrogenase family protein, with translation MLFKTSEKYEELRKAIREFAETEVKPIAFQLDQNNEFPHDIVKMMGEHGWMGIPYAQEYGGAGSDALAYAIAVEELSRVDGGVGVILSAHTSLGSYPIEAFGTEEQKQKYLVPLASGEKLGAFGLTEPEAGSDAGGTQTTAELDGDYYILNGNKIFITNAPEADTYVVFAVTTPGIGTKGISAFIVEKGWEGFSFGDPYDKLGIRSSKTAELIFDNVKVPKENLLGQEGQGFRIAMQTLDGGRIGIAAQALGIAQGAYEAALQYSKERVQFGRPISQLQSIQFKFADMATKLRCARFLIYSAAELKSNHEPYGMEAAMAKMYASDIALEVTNDALQIHGGNGYLKGMEVERFYRDAKITTIYEGTNEIQRVVIGSYLIPRPKSNKKAKKAVAAKPEAPITGERKRQMIKADTPKEAVDELLAALKKDGYDFTVGIDVDTPIVEAERVISVGKGIGGKENMELARETAKAFGGALGSSRPVAETMKLLPLERYVGMSGQKFKGNLYVAFGISGASQHLKGIKDAATIVAVNKNANAPIFKNADYGIVGDMLEIMPLIIEALGTEGKGEAPEFKRVRRSKPRKLAPTHGVYVCTGCGYEYVPDLGDPEGEIEPGTTFEALPDSWICPECQKEKSQFVKEEFPKDRQ, from the coding sequence ATGTTATTTAAAACATCTGAAAAATACGAAGAGCTTCGTAAAGCGATTCGTGAATTTGCAGAAACAGAAGTTAAACCCATTGCATTTCAATTGGATCAAAACAATGAATTCCCGCATGATATCGTCAAGATGATGGGCGAACACGGCTGGATGGGTATTCCATACGCTCAAGAGTACGGCGGAGCCGGAAGTGACGCACTTGCCTATGCCATTGCTGTTGAAGAGTTATCCCGTGTTGATGGCGGTGTGGGCGTTATTTTGTCTGCCCACACCTCATTGGGTTCCTATCCAATTGAAGCTTTCGGTACTGAAGAACAAAAGCAAAAATACTTAGTTCCACTTGCCAGCGGCGAAAAACTCGGCGCATTCGGACTGACCGAACCTGAAGCGGGCTCCGATGCAGGTGGCACACAAACCACAGCAGAGCTCGATGGTGATTATTATATCTTAAACGGTAATAAGATTTTTATCACCAACGCACCTGAAGCGGATACTTATGTTGTCTTTGCCGTCACTACACCGGGCATCGGTACGAAAGGTATTTCTGCATTTATCGTTGAAAAGGGATGGGAAGGTTTCTCTTTCGGCGATCCATACGACAAGTTGGGCATTCGCTCTTCCAAGACTGCAGAACTTATCTTTGACAATGTGAAAGTACCTAAGGAAAACCTCCTGGGTCAAGAAGGTCAAGGTTTCAGAATTGCAATGCAAACCCTTGATGGCGGTCGTATCGGTATCGCGGCGCAAGCACTGGGTATTGCTCAAGGTGCTTATGAAGCGGCACTGCAATATTCAAAAGAGCGTGTACAATTCGGCAGACCAATTTCACAACTTCAATCCATTCAATTTAAATTTGCGGACATGGCAACCAAACTTCGCTGTGCACGTTTCCTGATTTACTCTGCAGCTGAACTGAAATCCAACCACGAACCATACGGCATGGAAGCTGCTATGGCTAAGATGTATGCATCAGATATCGCACTGGAAGTTACCAACGACGCCCTTCAAATTCACGGCGGCAACGGTTACCTCAAAGGTATGGAAGTTGAACGCTTCTATAGAGATGCTAAGATTACTACCATTTATGAAGGCACCAATGAAATCCAACGTGTGGTTATCGGTTCGTATCTGATTCCACGTCCAAAGTCCAATAAAAAAGCTAAAAAAGCTGTAGCTGCAAAGCCGGAAGCACCTATCACAGGCGAAAGAAAACGCCAGATGATTAAAGCTGACACTCCGAAAGAAGCGGTAGATGAACTGCTAGCTGCACTGAAGAAAGACGGCTATGACTTCACTGTAGGCATTGATGTGGATACGCCGATCGTCGAAGCTGAACGCGTTATCTCTGTCGGTAAAGGTATTGGCGGCAAAGAAAATATGGAACTTGCTCGTGAGACGGCGAAAGCTTTCGGCGGCGCACTTGGCAGTTCCCGTCCGGTTGCTGAAACCATGAAATTACTTCCTTTGGAACGTTACGTCGGGATGTCCGGTCAAAAATTTAAAGGCAACCTGTATGTAGCTTTCGGTATCTCCGGTGCGAGCCAACATCTTAAAGGTATTAAGGATGCAGCAACCATTGTAGCTGTCAACAAGAATGCCAACGCACCAATTTTTAAAAACGCTGACTATGGTATCGTGGGCGATATGCTTGAAATCATGCCGCTGATTATCGAAGCTCTGGGCACAGAAGGCAAAGGTGAAGCACCTGAATTCAAACGAGTACGTCGTTCGAAACCTAGAAAACTTGCCCCAACTCACGGTGTTTATGTATGTACCGGATGCGGTTACGAATACGTTCCGGATCTAGGGGATCCTGAAGGGGAAATCGAACCGGGAACCACTTTTGAAGCACTTCCTGATTCTTGGATTTGCCCTGAATGTCAAAAAGAAAAATCACAATTTGTTAAAGAAGAATTCCCTAAAGACCGTCAATAA
- a CDS encoding Na+/H+ antiporter NhaC family protein codes for MELITLLLFSLTLGLCVILNLPVLVALVVGYLLFLGYGLLKGHRGSELIRASLHSAKDCGTILFVFLLVGAISALWRASGTIATFIELGVSVMNPALFYAIIFILNTLLSLLIGSSLGTSATMGVISISLCRVMGLNEVLTAGAVVSGIFVGDRNSPVSTSALLIATVTNTDLFDNLKRMIKTGIVPWLLTLLIYLLLGLGAEGQVPSNVTAAYRSYFNMSLLTLLPGLIIIGLSLFRIGIKKLLFISIAFSIGITFILQDVPLRDILSYTVFGFVTRRPDINATLQGGGVVSMLQACIVVFISCAYSGLFEVTGLLMAIKTKLEDMGSLITPYGAMLVTAVVTAAVACNQTLANILTNNLMDTSVPNDKERALMIENTTQTISGLIPYNIAVAIPLANMNMGSESIPYMFFLYLLPVCNFFIWESRRGKDIYKGPASTKSI; via the coding sequence ATGGAACTGATCACATTGTTATTATTTTCTCTGACACTTGGACTTTGCGTGATTTTAAACCTGCCGGTGCTTGTGGCGCTGGTAGTTGGATACCTACTGTTTTTAGGCTACGGTCTTTTAAAAGGCCATCGGGGATCGGAGCTGATCCGCGCCTCACTTCATTCTGCAAAGGACTGCGGCACCATTTTATTTGTCTTTTTACTTGTCGGAGCTATCTCGGCCCTTTGGCGGGCATCGGGCACTATTGCCACCTTTATAGAGTTGGGCGTGTCTGTGATGAATCCGGCGCTGTTTTACGCCATTATCTTTATACTTAACACGCTGCTGTCGCTTTTGATCGGCAGTTCGTTAGGCACATCGGCCACCATGGGTGTCATTTCCATATCGTTGTGCCGCGTCATGGGTTTGAACGAAGTCCTTACAGCAGGGGCCGTCGTCTCCGGCATCTTTGTCGGCGATCGCAACTCACCGGTATCTACCAGTGCGCTATTGATTGCCACCGTCACCAATACCGACTTATTCGATAATTTAAAACGGATGATTAAGACAGGCATTGTGCCTTGGCTCCTGACTCTTTTGATCTATCTGCTTCTGGGACTCGGTGCAGAAGGTCAGGTGCCGTCGAATGTCACCGCCGCATATAGAAGTTACTTTAATATGTCGCTGCTGACTTTGCTCCCCGGACTCATCATTATCGGGCTCAGTTTATTTCGCATAGGCATAAAGAAACTGCTTTTTATCAGTATTGCCTTTAGCATAGGGATCACTTTCATCTTGCAGGATGTCCCGCTTCGAGATATTTTGAGCTATACCGTGTTCGGCTTTGTCACCCGAAGGCCGGACATCAATGCGACCTTGCAAGGTGGCGGAGTCGTCAGTATGTTACAGGCGTGTATCGTCGTCTTTATCTCCTGTGCATACTCCGGACTTTTTGAAGTCACCGGACTGCTTATGGCTATCAAAACTAAGCTGGAAGATATGGGGAGTCTTATTACACCGTATGGCGCTATGTTAGTGACAGCAGTCGTCACAGCTGCCGTCGCCTGTAATCAAACTCTTGCGAATATCCTCACCAACAATCTGATGGACACCTCCGTACCTAATGACAAAGAGCGTGCTCTGATGATTGAAAATACCACGCAGACCATTTCGGGGCTCATCCCTTACAACATTGCTGTCGCCATTCCTCTGGCCAATATGAATATGGGTTCAGAAAGTATCCCGTATATGTTTTTTCTCTATCTGTTGCCGGTGTGTAATTTCTTTATTTGGGAAAGCAGGCGAGGCAAGGACATTTATAAAGGACCGGCATCAACGAAATCGATCTAA
- a CDS encoding FprA family A-type flavoprotein translates to MYTVRNVTEDLYWVGVNDHKTTLFENIFPIPEGVSYNSYLLLDEKTALFDTVDWQFAREFVRNVEATLDGRDLDYLVIHHMEPDHAGTIEEICLRYPNVKVASSEQAFEMMNQFGFKRIEGHEQIILKEGDTLSFGKHTNAFVEAPMVHWPEVLVSLDVTDGVLFAADAFGTFGALDGKLFNDELNFEGDFLAPMRKYYTNIVGKYGPFVQDVLKKAAGLPIKMICSLHGPVWRTNLDYIIGKYDTWSKYEPEEEGVMIAYASMYGNTEYAAQALASELCRKGMTKVVLHDVSTTDVADLIADTFRFSHLVLASVTYNLGIYPKMKDFINDLEALNVQNRTVGIIENGTWACTVGDKMEDYVDENLKLVDVLGDRVTVNSSLNVANRNDMESLADAIIESMAKNRELKEKLTH, encoded by the coding sequence ATGTATACAGTTAGAAATGTCACCGAAGATCTGTACTGGGTAGGGGTGAACGACCACAAAACTACTCTTTTTGAAAATATCTTTCCGATTCCGGAAGGTGTTTCCTATAATTCCTATCTGCTTTTGGACGAAAAAACTGCACTGTTCGATACAGTAGATTGGCAATTTGCGCGTGAATTTGTAAGAAATGTTGAAGCCACCCTCGATGGACGCGACCTTGATTACTTGGTTATTCACCACATGGAACCGGATCATGCCGGAACCATTGAAGAAATCTGCCTGCGCTATCCGAACGTTAAAGTAGCGTCCAGTGAACAAGCCTTTGAAATGATGAACCAATTCGGTTTCAAGCGCATTGAAGGCCATGAACAAATTATTTTAAAAGAAGGCGACACATTAAGCTTCGGTAAACACACCAATGCCTTTGTAGAAGCACCAATGGTACACTGGCCTGAAGTTCTGGTATCTCTTGATGTGACTGACGGCGTGCTCTTTGCAGCTGATGCCTTTGGTACGTTCGGGGCTTTGGACGGCAAGCTTTTTAACGATGAGTTGAATTTTGAAGGCGACTTCTTGGCACCGATGAGAAAATACTACACCAACATTGTCGGTAAGTACGGTCCATTCGTTCAAGACGTGCTCAAAAAAGCGGCAGGTCTTCCAATTAAAATGATTTGCTCCCTCCACGGTCCGGTTTGGAGAACCAACCTCGACTATATCATCGGGAAATATGATACCTGGTCGAAGTACGAGCCGGAAGAAGAAGGTGTTATGATTGCGTATGCATCCATGTACGGCAACACCGAATATGCAGCTCAAGCTTTGGCTTCTGAACTTTGCAGAAAAGGTATGACCAAAGTGGTTCTTCACGACGTATCAACGACAGACGTGGCGGATCTTATTGCAGATACATTCAGATTCTCTCACTTAGTGCTGGCTTCTGTCACTTACAACTTAGGTATTTATCCTAAGATGAAAGATTTTATCAATGACCTTGAAGCTCTTAACGTACAAAATAGAACTGTCGGAATCATTGAAAACGGCACTTGGGCTTGTACAGTAGGCGACAAGATGGAAGATTATGTGGATGAAAACTTAAAGCTTGTCGATGTTCTTGGCGATCGCGTCACGGTGAACTCTTCTTTGAACGTGGCAAACAGAAATGATATGGAATCTTTGGCAGATGCCATCATCGAATCTATGGCAAAGAATAGAGAGCTTAAGGAAAAACTGACTCACTAA
- a CDS encoding energy-coupling factor transporter transmembrane component T family protein, translating to MLKDITIGQYYPVDSPIHRLDPRSKIIAIMIFIVSLFLIEGYTPYILVLGLLVVTVSLSKIPMKLVVKGIKPLRWILLITFVINLLFIPGGKTLVQFGVVRVTETGLQTAVLMAIRLVFLVMGTSMLTLTTSPIELTDGIELLLNPLKRIGVPAHEIAMMMTIALRFIPTLVEETDKIMKAQMARGADFESGNLMARARNLVPLLVPLFINSFRRADELATAMEARCYRGGGGRTKYRQLHIQSRDYIAVGVMVALAAVLIGIKFLPDGMIL from the coding sequence ATGCTTAAAGATATCACCATAGGACAGTACTATCCCGTGGATTCACCCATCCACCGCTTGGACCCTCGCAGTAAGATCATTGCCATTATGATTTTTATTGTGAGCCTCTTTTTAATCGAAGGGTACACGCCGTATATTTTGGTCTTGGGTCTTCTGGTTGTGACCGTGAGCCTGTCCAAAATCCCGATGAAACTGGTGGTGAAAGGGATTAAGCCGCTGCGCTGGATTTTACTTATCACCTTTGTCATCAATCTGCTCTTTATCCCCGGCGGCAAGACTCTGGTGCAGTTTGGCGTGGTGAGAGTGACAGAAACGGGGCTTCAAACCGCAGTACTCATGGCCATACGATTGGTTTTTCTTGTCATGGGTACCAGTATGCTGACCTTGACGACATCACCTATTGAACTCACCGACGGCATTGAGTTATTGCTCAATCCCCTTAAGCGCATCGGTGTACCGGCACATGAAATTGCGATGATGATGACAATTGCCCTGCGATTTATTCCGACACTTGTCGAAGAAACGGATAAAATTATGAAGGCACAGATGGCTCGGGGGGCTGATTTTGAGAGCGGGAACCTCATGGCTCGTGCACGAAATCTCGTGCCGCTTTTGGTGCCGCTGTTTATCAACTCTTTTCGCCGCGCCGATGAGCTGGCCACAGCTATGGAAGCTCGCTGTTACCGCGGCGGCGGGGGACGGACGAAGTATCGACAACTTCATATTCAGTCCCGGGATTATATTGCTGTCGGAGTCATGGTGGCTTTAGCGGCAGTGCTTATTGGTATTAAATTTTTGCCTGACGGGATGATCCTATGA
- the truA gene encoding tRNA pseudouridine(38-40) synthase TruA, with protein MNVKLVVSYDGTAFHGFQSQPNVVTVEETLRRGVTAALMDEHIKLCYAGRTDNDVHAFGQVVNFHTDSVVALSNMARLINFHLPETVSVLSAEAVPEDFHARYSAVGKHYTYLIYNGFQRHPLYEKRAMHVSYNLDHERMERALQKICGEQDYVSFMGRYAVVKDTIRRVDAITVRRVGDLIILDFYGKSFLKNMVRILVGSAVEVGRGRCDENFLYDAMVKRDRKAAGPTAPGWGLYLTDIAYD; from the coding sequence ATGAATGTGAAGTTGGTTGTCAGCTATGACGGTACGGCTTTTCACGGCTTTCAGTCTCAGCCGAATGTGGTGACTGTGGAAGAAACCTTACGTCGTGGGGTGACAGCCGCTCTTATGGATGAGCACATTAAATTATGTTACGCCGGACGCACCGACAACGACGTTCACGCTTTCGGACAAGTGGTGAACTTTCACACGGATTCCGTTGTGGCTTTAAGTAATATGGCCCGTCTTATTAATTTTCATTTGCCGGAGACTGTCTCCGTGCTGTCTGCAGAAGCGGTGCCTGAAGATTTTCATGCCAGATACAGTGCTGTGGGCAAACACTACACCTATTTGATTTACAACGGCTTTCAGCGTCATCCGCTCTATGAGAAGCGTGCCATGCATGTGAGCTATAATCTGGATCATGAGAGGATGGAGCGCGCACTCCAAAAAATTTGCGGGGAGCAGGATTATGTGAGTTTTATGGGGCGATATGCTGTGGTCAAGGACACGATACGGCGAGTGGATGCAATCACGGTTCGCCGAGTTGGCGATCTTATCATACTGGACTTTTATGGAAAGAGTTTTTTAAAGAATATGGTGCGCATTTTAGTGGGCAGTGCGGTTGAAGTCGGCCGAGGCCGTTGTGATGAAAATTTTCTCTATGATGCGATGGTGAAGCGAGACCGAAAAGCGGCCGGACCTACGGCGCCGGGATGGGGTTTGTACCTTACTGACATTGCATATGATTAA